Proteins encoded together in one Bos indicus isolate NIAB-ARS_2022 breed Sahiwal x Tharparkar chromosome 25, NIAB-ARS_B.indTharparkar_mat_pri_1.0, whole genome shotgun sequence window:
- the RMI2 gene encoding recQ-mediated genome instability protein 2: protein MAAPTDSLSVSGPTAVRLPRSPPIKVLAEQLRRDAEGGPGSWRLSRAAVGREPLELRAVWMQGTVVEAGGGEARLRDPSGSFSVRGLERVPRGRPCLVPGKYVMVMGVIQACSPEPCLQAVKMTDLSDNPLHESLWELEVEDLHRHIYSLDDVGTGD, encoded by the exons ATGGCGGCGCCCACGGACTCGTTGTCCGTCAGTGGCCCCACGGCCGTGAGGCTGCCTCGGTCGCCGCCTATCAAGGTGCTGGCGGAGCAGCTGCGGCGCGACGCGGAGGGCGGCCCGGGCTCGTGGCGGTTGTCGCGGGCGGCGGTGGGCCGCGAGCCGCTGGAGCTGAGGGCCGTGTGGATGCAGGGCACTGTGGTGGAGGCCGGCGGCGGTGAGGCGCGGCTGCGGGACCCAAGCGGGTCCTTCTCGGTTCGCGGCCTGGAGCGGGTGCCGCGCGGGCGGCCCTGCCTCGTCCCAG GAAAGTATGTAATGGTGATGGGAGTGATTCAGGCCTGCAGCCCCGAGCCCTGCCTGCAGGCTGTGAAGATGACAGATCTTTCAGATAATCCCCTCCACGAAAGCTTGTGGGAGCTGGAAGTGGAAGATTTACACAGGCATATATATTCCTTAGATGATGTTGGAACCGGCgattaa